From a single Deltaproteobacteria bacterium genomic region:
- a CDS encoding ubiquinone/menaquinone biosynthesis methyltransferase, which translates to MKRGLTGPAWEKRMQEMFRSISYRYDMINTLMTFGRDRAWRRRALQAVSLLPGGEFLDVGAGTGKLSLDMKRKDPAASITALDLTREMMEVGFRSPGGGSIMWCCGNALNLPFVDDRFDGVISGYLMRNVTDVEKAFSEQLRVVKPGRCVVCLDTCPPRKNVLYPLIMFYFRAVMPRIGGLLTGNRAAYRYLPESTQTFKPPEELAVMMRGAGFHDVRHRRFMLGTIGLVWGTKPADCS; encoded by the coding sequence ATGAAACGGGGTTTGACAGGGCCGGCGTGGGAAAAAAGGATGCAGGAGATGTTCCGGTCGATATCGTATCGTTACGATATGATCAATACCCTGATGACCTTCGGCAGGGACCGGGCATGGCGCCGGAGGGCTCTTCAGGCGGTCTCGCTGCTCCCGGGCGGGGAGTTTCTCGATGTCGGTGCCGGAACGGGTAAACTTTCGCTTGACATGAAACGGAAAGACCCCGCCGCTTCGATTACGGCCCTTGACCTCACCCGGGAAATGATGGAGGTGGGGTTCCGGAGCCCTGGAGGCGGCTCCATCATGTGGTGCTGCGGCAACGCGCTTAACCTTCCCTTTGTCGATGACCGTTTCGACGGTGTCATTTCCGGATATCTGATGCGCAATGTCACCGACGTTGAGAAGGCCTTTTCGGAACAGCTGCGTGTGGTGAAACCGGGGCGATGTGTTGTGTGCCTCGATACCTGCCCGCCGCGAAAGAATGTGCTGTATCCCCTGATCATGTTTTATTTTCGCGCCGTCATGCCGCGTATCGGCGGGTTGCTTACCGGCAACCGGGCGGCCTACCGGTACCTTCCCGAATCAACCCAGACCTTCAAACCGCCCGAGGAACTTGCTGTCATGATGAGAGGCGCGGGATTTCATGATGTGCGGCATCGACGTTTCATGCTGGGAACGATCGGCCTGGTCTGGGGAACGAAACCTGCCGATTGTTCTTGA
- a CDS encoding DnaJ domain-containing protein, with product MTTQTDYYDVLGIEQDADHEHIRNAYRKLALKYHPDRNSEDGAAEKMRLINEAYAVLSNPDKRREYDAMRHHFGSAAHDRFRRTYSEQDIFNGSDIHSIFEELSRTFGLRGFEEIFREAYGNEYRMFHFGGRGFSGRGYVYTPGRGGWEGGRQIPKAAGKMIGYFLKKVTGIEIPERGHDVVDTIRLSPEEARSGGPREYMHWWRGTRLRMRIPPGIRDGQKIRLAGMGDEGKGGGERGDLYLVVRVKESFVKEMSHFVKRVIH from the coding sequence ATCAGGAATGCCTACCGGAAGCTCGCGCTGAAATATCATCCCGACCGCAACAGTGAAGACGGTGCAGCCGAGAAGATGAGGCTCATCAACGAGGCCTATGCCGTTCTGTCAAATCCGGACAAGCGGCGTGAATACGACGCGATGAGGCACCATTTCGGCTCCGCGGCACATGACCGGTTCCGCCGGACCTATTCGGAGCAGGATATTTTCAACGGTTCCGACATACACAGTATTTTTGAAGAACTGTCCCGAACCTTCGGCCTGCGCGGCTTTGAGGAAATATTCCGGGAAGCCTACGGGAATGAGTACCGGATGTTCCATTTTGGGGGACGGGGATTTTCCGGCAGGGGCTATGTGTATACCCCCGGTCGTGGCGGATGGGAAGGCGGCCGGCAGATTCCCAAAGCGGCGGGGAAGATGATAGGCTATTTCCTCAAAAAAGTGACAGGCATTGAAATTCCCGAGCGGGGACATGACGTGGTGGATACAATACGGCTGAGTCCGGAAGAAGCACGTTCGGGCGGCCCGCGTGAATACATGCACTGGTGGCGGGGGACGCGGTTACGGATGAGGATACCCCCGGGCATCAGGGACGGTCAGAAGATACGGCTTGCGGGCATGGGAGATGAAGGAAAGGGCGGTGGAGAACGGGGGGACCTGTATCTCGTGGTGCGCGTGAAGGAATCCTTTGTGAAAGAGATGAGTCATTTCGTCAAACGGGTCATCCACTGA
- the ychF gene encoding redox-regulated ATPase YchF codes for MKIGLIGLPNSGKTTIFNALTRSDAQVAAWASREAETHVAVIEVADERVTRLQELYHPRKTTYPTIELVDFSGFSAGVSRKEGFSQSFLALIKTMDALAIVVRNFENDRGEAPEPLAELDLIATEFVLSDLIITETRLARIEEWFSRGKKTQALEREKRLLHRVEEALNENRFVGTIPLAEDEGSLISGFQFLTKKPLMVILNSNEGNFGMNEGLIRVLREKYLTVEFAGTFEMELNSLDHEERSLFMADMGIEESARDRLTRAAYEVLGYISFLTVGTDEVRAWTIRRGETALQAAGTIHSDLARGFIRAECFSYDSLIACGSEKSVRDQGRFRLEGKDYVVKDGDILSIRFSV; via the coding sequence ATGAAGATAGGACTGATCGGACTTCCCAATTCGGGAAAGACAACGATATTCAATGCTCTCACAAGATCCGATGCCCAGGTCGCCGCTTGGGCGTCCCGGGAAGCGGAGACACACGTCGCCGTCATAGAGGTTGCCGATGAACGGGTAACGCGGCTGCAGGAACTCTACCATCCCAGAAAAACAACCTATCCGACCATTGAACTGGTCGATTTTTCAGGTTTCAGTGCGGGTGTTTCGCGGAAAGAAGGGTTTTCCCAGTCCTTCCTGGCACTGATAAAGACCATGGACGCCCTTGCCATTGTCGTCAGGAATTTTGAGAATGACCGGGGAGAAGCGCCCGAACCGCTTGCCGAACTCGACCTGATTGCGACGGAATTCGTTCTTTCAGACCTGATAATAACCGAGACACGCCTCGCCAGGATCGAAGAGTGGTTCAGCCGGGGGAAGAAGACCCAGGCGCTGGAGCGGGAAAAGCGTCTGCTTCATAGGGTCGAGGAAGCGCTGAATGAAAACAGGTTTGTCGGAACAATACCGCTTGCGGAAGATGAAGGGTCGCTCATCAGCGGATTTCAGTTTCTGACAAAGAAACCGCTCATGGTGATCCTGAATTCCAATGAAGGTAATTTCGGAATGAACGAGGGTCTCATAAGGGTGCTCAGAGAAAAATATCTCACTGTCGAATTTGCTGGCACCTTTGAAATGGAGCTGAACAGCCTCGATCATGAAGAAAGATCACTTTTCATGGCCGACATGGGGATCGAAGAATCGGCCCGGGACCGGTTGACGCGTGCCGCCTATGAAGTGCTCGGCTATATCAGCTTCCTGACCGTCGGTACCGATGAAGTGAGGGCATGGACGATCAGGAGGGGAGAAACCGCGCTCCAGGCGGCAGGGACGATCCATTCCGATCTTGCCCGGGGATTTATCAGGGCCGAATGTTTTTCCTATGATTCTCTCATTGCCTGCGGTTCGGAGAAAAGTGTCCGTGACCAGGGCCGGTTTCGCCTTGAAGGGAAGGATTACGTCGTGAAAGACGGGGATATCCTGAGCATCCGCTTCAGCGTCTGA